Proteins encoded within one genomic window of Humulus lupulus chromosome 1, drHumLupu1.1, whole genome shotgun sequence:
- the LOC133800195 gene encoding uncharacterized protein LOC133800195 isoform X1, translated as MMGKEIVPQINRADSVEGCSPTGNDNLKSYSRCSSDMEADLETCRVCQCAESDKRGDAALEFLGVTPPFQEAHKSNGVLKPDTKLIMKHAERDVSVKKNVRESHFMELVSPDGEVLICDADVEMGSCDYQDALTELGCLCKNDLALVHYACALKWFVNHGSTVCEICGHEAKNIRAADYRKVLASLKEYETLRERTASGEPYPAQVPSSTGVDPDAVAAIRRQRLSEISLWFSPHNNNNNHVALSQASEQPLNNVTEEVFPAENPATRWAVEGTGILLATGLLTVTLAWIIAPRVGKKTAQSGLHFLLGGICALTVVVFFRFFVLTRIKYGPARYWAILFVFWFLVFGIWASRTHEMQMVKSGGGFHLPLPLPPLFIVLFLHHFMFHLRQCNALGNGFPISVSGFPFGIVHILKQKM; from the exons ATGATGGGTAAGGAAATTGTGCCACAAATTAACAGGGCAGATAGTGTGGAAGGTTGCTCGCCTACCGGCAATGACAATTTAAAGTCTTATTCACGTTGTAGTTCAGACATGGAGGCTGACTTAGAAACCTGTCGTGTATGCCAGTGTGCTGAATCAGACAAAAGGGGAGATGCTGCCTTAGAGTTTCTAGGTGTTACTCCTCCTTTTCAAGAAGCACATAAAAGCAATGGGGTACTGAAGCCTGATACCAAACTAATTATGAAACATGCTGAAAGAGATGTCTCTGTTAAGAAGAATGTAAGAGAATCCCATTTCATGGAACTTGTAAGTCCTGATGGGGAGGTTCTCATTTGTGATGCTGATGTAGAAATGGGCTCATGTGACTATCAAGATGCGTTAACTGAGCTCGGTTGCTTGTGCAAAAATGACCTTGCTCTGGTACACTATGCTTGTGCACTCAAATGGTTTGTTAACCATGGTTCTACTGTTTGCGAAATATGTGGTCATGAAGCTAAAAATATTAGAGCTGCAGATTACAGAAAGGttttggcttctttgaaagaaTATGAGACTCTAAGAGAAAGGACTGCCAGTGGAGAACCCTATCCTGCCCAGGTTCCCTCAAGTACAGGTGTAGACCCTGATGCTGTAGCTGCTATCCGAAGGCAACGGTTGAGTGAGATTTCGCTATGGTTTAGTCCacacaacaacaataacaaccaTGTTGCACTTTCACAAGCATCTGAACAACCTCTGAATAATGTAACTGAAGAGGTTTTCCCGGCTGAAAATCCTGCAACTAGGTGGGCTGTGGAAGGTACTGGGATTTTGCTGGCTACAGGTTTACTTACTGTTACTCTTGCTTGGATTATAGCACCTCGAGTCGGTAAG AAAACTGCCCAAAGTGGTCTTCATTTTCTTCTTGGGGGCATTTGTGCTCTTACAGTAGTTGTATTCTTTCGCTTT TTTGTGCTTACCAGAATCAAGTATGGGCCTGCACGCTACTGGGCGATTTTGTTTGTGTTTTGGTTTCTTGTCTTTGGTATTTGGGCTTCCCGGACACATG AGATGCAAATGGTGAAAAGTGGGGGCGGTTTTCATTTACCACTACCATTGCCACCATTATTTATTGTACTTTTCTTACACCACTTTATGTTTCATTTGCGACAATGCAATGCGTTGGGTAACGGATTTCCCATCAGCGTTTCAGGATTTCCATTTGGAATTGTTCATATATTAAAGCAGAAAATGTGA
- the LOC133800195 gene encoding uncharacterized protein LOC133800195 isoform X4, with amino-acid sequence MMGKEIVPQINRADSVEGCSPTGNDNLKSYSRCSSDMEADLETCRVCQCAESDKRGDAALEFLGVTPPFQEAHKSNGVLKPDTKLIMKHAERDVSVKKNVRESHFMELVSPDGEVLICDADVEMGSCDYQDALTELGCLCKNDLALVHYACALKWFVNHGSTVCEICGHEAKNIRAADYRKVLASLKEYETLRERTASGEPYPAQVPSSTGVDPDAVAAIRRQRLSEISLWFSPHNNNNNHVALSQASEQPLNNVTEEVFPAENPATRWAVEGTGILLATGLLTVTLAWIIAPRVGKKTAQSGLHFLLGGICALTVVVFFRFFVLTRIKYGPARYWAILFVFWFLVFGIWASRTHAFQDFHLELFIY; translated from the exons ATGATGGGTAAGGAAATTGTGCCACAAATTAACAGGGCAGATAGTGTGGAAGGTTGCTCGCCTACCGGCAATGACAATTTAAAGTCTTATTCACGTTGTAGTTCAGACATGGAGGCTGACTTAGAAACCTGTCGTGTATGCCAGTGTGCTGAATCAGACAAAAGGGGAGATGCTGCCTTAGAGTTTCTAGGTGTTACTCCTCCTTTTCAAGAAGCACATAAAAGCAATGGGGTACTGAAGCCTGATACCAAACTAATTATGAAACATGCTGAAAGAGATGTCTCTGTTAAGAAGAATGTAAGAGAATCCCATTTCATGGAACTTGTAAGTCCTGATGGGGAGGTTCTCATTTGTGATGCTGATGTAGAAATGGGCTCATGTGACTATCAAGATGCGTTAACTGAGCTCGGTTGCTTGTGCAAAAATGACCTTGCTCTGGTACACTATGCTTGTGCACTCAAATGGTTTGTTAACCATGGTTCTACTGTTTGCGAAATATGTGGTCATGAAGCTAAAAATATTAGAGCTGCAGATTACAGAAAGGttttggcttctttgaaagaaTATGAGACTCTAAGAGAAAGGACTGCCAGTGGAGAACCCTATCCTGCCCAGGTTCCCTCAAGTACAGGTGTAGACCCTGATGCTGTAGCTGCTATCCGAAGGCAACGGTTGAGTGAGATTTCGCTATGGTTTAGTCCacacaacaacaataacaaccaTGTTGCACTTTCACAAGCATCTGAACAACCTCTGAATAATGTAACTGAAGAGGTTTTCCCGGCTGAAAATCCTGCAACTAGGTGGGCTGTGGAAGGTACTGGGATTTTGCTGGCTACAGGTTTACTTACTGTTACTCTTGCTTGGATTATAGCACCTCGAGTCGGTAAG AAAACTGCCCAAAGTGGTCTTCATTTTCTTCTTGGGGGCATTTGTGCTCTTACAGTAGTTGTATTCTTTCGCTTT TTTGTGCTTACCAGAATCAAGTATGGGCCTGCACGCTACTGGGCGATTTTGTTTGTGTTTTGGTTTCTTGTCTTTGGTATTTGGGCTTCCCGGACACATG CGTTTCAGGATTTCCATTTGGAATTGTTCATATATTAA
- the LOC133800195 gene encoding uncharacterized protein LOC133800195 isoform X2, which produces MMGKEIVPQINRADSVEGCSPTGNDNLKSYSRCSSDMEADLETCRVCQCAESDKRGDAALEFLGVTPPFQEAHKSNGVLKPDTKLIMKHAERDVSVKKNVRESHFMELVSPDGEVLICDADVEMGSCDYQDALTELGCLCKNDLALVHYACALKWFVNHGSTVCEICGHEAKNIRAADYRKVLASLKEYETLRERTASGEPYPAQVPSSTGVDPDAVAAIRRQRLSEISLWFSPHNNNNNHVALSQASEQPLNNVTEEVFPAENPATRWAVEGTGILLATGLLTVTLAWIIAPRVGKFVLTRIKYGPARYWAILFVFWFLVFGIWASRTHEMQMVKSGGGFHLPLPLPPLFIVLFLHHFMFHLRQCNALGNGFPISVSGFPFGIVHILKQKM; this is translated from the exons ATGATGGGTAAGGAAATTGTGCCACAAATTAACAGGGCAGATAGTGTGGAAGGTTGCTCGCCTACCGGCAATGACAATTTAAAGTCTTATTCACGTTGTAGTTCAGACATGGAGGCTGACTTAGAAACCTGTCGTGTATGCCAGTGTGCTGAATCAGACAAAAGGGGAGATGCTGCCTTAGAGTTTCTAGGTGTTACTCCTCCTTTTCAAGAAGCACATAAAAGCAATGGGGTACTGAAGCCTGATACCAAACTAATTATGAAACATGCTGAAAGAGATGTCTCTGTTAAGAAGAATGTAAGAGAATCCCATTTCATGGAACTTGTAAGTCCTGATGGGGAGGTTCTCATTTGTGATGCTGATGTAGAAATGGGCTCATGTGACTATCAAGATGCGTTAACTGAGCTCGGTTGCTTGTGCAAAAATGACCTTGCTCTGGTACACTATGCTTGTGCACTCAAATGGTTTGTTAACCATGGTTCTACTGTTTGCGAAATATGTGGTCATGAAGCTAAAAATATTAGAGCTGCAGATTACAGAAAGGttttggcttctttgaaagaaTATGAGACTCTAAGAGAAAGGACTGCCAGTGGAGAACCCTATCCTGCCCAGGTTCCCTCAAGTACAGGTGTAGACCCTGATGCTGTAGCTGCTATCCGAAGGCAACGGTTGAGTGAGATTTCGCTATGGTTTAGTCCacacaacaacaataacaaccaTGTTGCACTTTCACAAGCATCTGAACAACCTCTGAATAATGTAACTGAAGAGGTTTTCCCGGCTGAAAATCCTGCAACTAGGTGGGCTGTGGAAGGTACTGGGATTTTGCTGGCTACAGGTTTACTTACTGTTACTCTTGCTTGGATTATAGCACCTCGAGTCGGTAAG TTTGTGCTTACCAGAATCAAGTATGGGCCTGCACGCTACTGGGCGATTTTGTTTGTGTTTTGGTTTCTTGTCTTTGGTATTTGGGCTTCCCGGACACATG AGATGCAAATGGTGAAAAGTGGGGGCGGTTTTCATTTACCACTACCATTGCCACCATTATTTATTGTACTTTTCTTACACCACTTTATGTTTCATTTGCGACAATGCAATGCGTTGGGTAACGGATTTCCCATCAGCGTTTCAGGATTTCCATTTGGAATTGTTCATATATTAAAGCAGAAAATGTGA
- the LOC133800195 gene encoding uncharacterized protein LOC133800195 isoform X5, giving the protein MMGKEIVPQINRADSVEGCSPTGNDNLKSYSRCSSDMEADLETCRVCQCAESDKRGDAALEFLGVTPPFQEAHKSNGVLKPDTKLIMKHAERDVSVKKNVRESHFMELVSPDGEVLICDADVEMGSCDYQDALTELGCLCKNDLALVHYACALKWFVNHGSTVCEICGHEAKNIRAADYRKVLASLKEYETLRERTASGEPYPAQVPSSTGVDPDAVAAIRRQRLSEISLWFSPHNNNNNHVALSQASEQPLNNVTEEVFPAENPATRWAVEGTGILLATGLLTVTLAWIIAPRVGKKTAQSGLHFLLGGICALTVVVFFRFFVLTRIKYGPARYWAILFVFWFLVFGIWASRTHGK; this is encoded by the exons ATGATGGGTAAGGAAATTGTGCCACAAATTAACAGGGCAGATAGTGTGGAAGGTTGCTCGCCTACCGGCAATGACAATTTAAAGTCTTATTCACGTTGTAGTTCAGACATGGAGGCTGACTTAGAAACCTGTCGTGTATGCCAGTGTGCTGAATCAGACAAAAGGGGAGATGCTGCCTTAGAGTTTCTAGGTGTTACTCCTCCTTTTCAAGAAGCACATAAAAGCAATGGGGTACTGAAGCCTGATACCAAACTAATTATGAAACATGCTGAAAGAGATGTCTCTGTTAAGAAGAATGTAAGAGAATCCCATTTCATGGAACTTGTAAGTCCTGATGGGGAGGTTCTCATTTGTGATGCTGATGTAGAAATGGGCTCATGTGACTATCAAGATGCGTTAACTGAGCTCGGTTGCTTGTGCAAAAATGACCTTGCTCTGGTACACTATGCTTGTGCACTCAAATGGTTTGTTAACCATGGTTCTACTGTTTGCGAAATATGTGGTCATGAAGCTAAAAATATTAGAGCTGCAGATTACAGAAAGGttttggcttctttgaaagaaTATGAGACTCTAAGAGAAAGGACTGCCAGTGGAGAACCCTATCCTGCCCAGGTTCCCTCAAGTACAGGTGTAGACCCTGATGCTGTAGCTGCTATCCGAAGGCAACGGTTGAGTGAGATTTCGCTATGGTTTAGTCCacacaacaacaataacaaccaTGTTGCACTTTCACAAGCATCTGAACAACCTCTGAATAATGTAACTGAAGAGGTTTTCCCGGCTGAAAATCCTGCAACTAGGTGGGCTGTGGAAGGTACTGGGATTTTGCTGGCTACAGGTTTACTTACTGTTACTCTTGCTTGGATTATAGCACCTCGAGTCGGTAAG AAAACTGCCCAAAGTGGTCTTCATTTTCTTCTTGGGGGCATTTGTGCTCTTACAGTAGTTGTATTCTTTCGCTTT TTTGTGCTTACCAGAATCAAGTATGGGCCTGCACGCTACTGGGCGATTTTGTTTGTGTTTTGGTTTCTTGTCTTTGGTATTTGGGCTTCCCGGACACATG gaaaataa
- the LOC133800195 gene encoding uncharacterized protein LOC133800195 isoform X3 — MMGKEIVPQINRADSVEGCSPTGNDNLKSYSRCSSDMEADLETCRVCQCAESDKRGDAALEFLGVTPPFQEAHKSNGVLKPDTKLIMKHAERDVSVKKNVRESHFMELVSPDGEVLICDADVEMGSCDYQDALTELGCLCKNDLALVHYACALKWFVNHGSTVCEICGHEAKNIRAADYRKVLASLKEYETLRERTASGEPYPAQVPSSTGVDPDAVAAIRRQRLSEISLWFSPHNNNNNHVALSQASEQPLNNVTEEVFPAENPATRWAVEGTGILLATGLLTVTLAWIIAPRVGKKTAQSGLHFLLGGICALTVVVFFRFFVLTRIKYGPARYWAILFVFWFLVFGIWASRTHGFPFGIVHILKQKM; from the exons ATGATGGGTAAGGAAATTGTGCCACAAATTAACAGGGCAGATAGTGTGGAAGGTTGCTCGCCTACCGGCAATGACAATTTAAAGTCTTATTCACGTTGTAGTTCAGACATGGAGGCTGACTTAGAAACCTGTCGTGTATGCCAGTGTGCTGAATCAGACAAAAGGGGAGATGCTGCCTTAGAGTTTCTAGGTGTTACTCCTCCTTTTCAAGAAGCACATAAAAGCAATGGGGTACTGAAGCCTGATACCAAACTAATTATGAAACATGCTGAAAGAGATGTCTCTGTTAAGAAGAATGTAAGAGAATCCCATTTCATGGAACTTGTAAGTCCTGATGGGGAGGTTCTCATTTGTGATGCTGATGTAGAAATGGGCTCATGTGACTATCAAGATGCGTTAACTGAGCTCGGTTGCTTGTGCAAAAATGACCTTGCTCTGGTACACTATGCTTGTGCACTCAAATGGTTTGTTAACCATGGTTCTACTGTTTGCGAAATATGTGGTCATGAAGCTAAAAATATTAGAGCTGCAGATTACAGAAAGGttttggcttctttgaaagaaTATGAGACTCTAAGAGAAAGGACTGCCAGTGGAGAACCCTATCCTGCCCAGGTTCCCTCAAGTACAGGTGTAGACCCTGATGCTGTAGCTGCTATCCGAAGGCAACGGTTGAGTGAGATTTCGCTATGGTTTAGTCCacacaacaacaataacaaccaTGTTGCACTTTCACAAGCATCTGAACAACCTCTGAATAATGTAACTGAAGAGGTTTTCCCGGCTGAAAATCCTGCAACTAGGTGGGCTGTGGAAGGTACTGGGATTTTGCTGGCTACAGGTTTACTTACTGTTACTCTTGCTTGGATTATAGCACCTCGAGTCGGTAAG AAAACTGCCCAAAGTGGTCTTCATTTTCTTCTTGGGGGCATTTGTGCTCTTACAGTAGTTGTATTCTTTCGCTTT TTTGTGCTTACCAGAATCAAGTATGGGCCTGCACGCTACTGGGCGATTTTGTTTGTGTTTTGGTTTCTTGTCTTTGGTATTTGGGCTTCCCGGACACATG GATTTCCATTTGGAATTGTTCATATATTAAAGCAGAAAATGTGA